In one window of Caballeronia sp. TF1N1 DNA:
- a CDS encoding molecular chaperone — protein MPRFTQPAWAAFLFLECAASLAASLQISPVSIQLAGPENGKVVTLRNDGDEPIHAQVRTFVWDQSDEEDKLTPTRDLIASPPIAEVPAGGQQVIRVIRANAAPVAQERAYRLIIDELPPDGGDKQSAVQFRFRYSLPLFISPRGEASTPKLQWSVVERNGKAYLRVQNDGDIHAQLSTVSLKTSDKDVRVSGGLLGYVLPGRVRSWILPDAASAMHGKTGEVSATVNGASMNGSLSNPAAP, from the coding sequence ATGCCACGCTTTACACAACCAGCATGGGCAGCCTTTCTGTTTTTGGAATGCGCTGCCTCGCTCGCCGCGTCATTGCAGATATCTCCGGTTTCAATCCAGCTCGCTGGCCCGGAAAACGGCAAGGTCGTCACGTTACGCAACGATGGCGATGAACCGATTCACGCTCAAGTGCGAACCTTCGTCTGGGATCAGTCCGACGAAGAAGACAAACTCACGCCTACCCGCGATCTGATCGCCAGTCCGCCTATCGCCGAAGTGCCCGCCGGCGGTCAGCAAGTCATCCGCGTCATTCGCGCCAACGCCGCACCCGTTGCACAGGAACGCGCATACCGCCTGATCATCGACGAGTTGCCGCCCGACGGCGGCGACAAGCAATCGGCGGTTCAGTTTCGCTTTCGATATTCCCTACCCCTATTCATTTCGCCGCGCGGTGAGGCGAGCACGCCGAAGCTGCAATGGTCCGTCGTCGAAAGAAACGGCAAGGCGTATCTGCGAGTGCAAAACGATGGCGACATTCACGCGCAACTGAGCACCGTTTCACTCAAGACATCGGACAAGGATGTGCGCGTGTCCGGCGGTTTGCTCGGCTACGTGCTGCCAGGCCGGGTGCGCTCATGGATACTCCCCGACGCGGCCAGCGCCATGCACGGCAAGACGGGCGAAGTCAGCGCCACGGTGAACGGCGCCAGCATGAACGGATCGTTGAGCAATCCGGCCGCGCCCTGA
- a CDS encoding bestrophin family protein: MIIRPKLNWFRLLFVWRGSVLPQLLPRLALIFVLSISAMFMHDHIRNYPVNLGTPPFALVGIALAVFLGFRNSASYERWWEGRKLWGELFITARSLARQILSMPDSLDPLQQRHFLAAIGGFAHALRHQLRGTDALADLASRLTPELHARVSTAQFKPGIILLWFGEWLAQRQRDGTIDGYALIAIDRNLNALSDVIGGCERLANTPLPFSYSVMIHRTIYLFCVLLPFGLVDGAGMLTPLFALLVAYAFMALEAIAAQIEDPFGLEENDLALNAMCNTLEAVLHDMSADPAFERAPKASSSSRLYILD, translated from the coding sequence ATGATCATTCGCCCAAAACTGAACTGGTTCCGGTTGCTGTTCGTCTGGCGCGGCTCCGTGCTGCCCCAACTGCTGCCGAGGCTCGCGCTCATCTTCGTGCTGTCGATCTCGGCGATGTTCATGCACGATCACATTCGCAACTATCCGGTGAACCTGGGCACGCCGCCGTTTGCGCTCGTGGGCATCGCGCTGGCCGTGTTTCTCGGCTTTCGTAACAGCGCAAGTTACGAGCGCTGGTGGGAAGGCCGAAAACTGTGGGGCGAACTCTTCATCACGGCGCGCTCGCTCGCACGCCAGATTCTGTCGATGCCCGATTCGCTCGATCCTCTACAACAGCGGCACTTCCTCGCGGCGATCGGCGGCTTTGCACATGCGTTGCGGCATCAGTTGCGCGGCACCGATGCGCTCGCCGATCTCGCATCACGGCTGACGCCCGAGTTGCACGCTCGCGTCTCGACCGCGCAATTCAAGCCGGGCATCATCCTGCTGTGGTTCGGCGAATGGCTCGCACAACGCCAGCGCGACGGCACGATCGACGGCTACGCGCTCATCGCGATCGACCGTAACCTCAACGCGCTGTCGGACGTCATCGGCGGCTGCGAACGGCTCGCGAACACACCCCTGCCCTTCTCCTATTCGGTGATGATTCACCGCACCATCTATCTCTTTTGCGTGCTGCTGCCATTCGGTCTCGTCGATGGTGCCGGTATGCTCACGCCACTGTTCGCTCTGCTCGTCGCCTATGCGTTCATGGCGCTTGAAGCGATCGCCGCACAGATCGAAGATCCGTTCGGCCTCGAAGAAAACGACCTCGCCCTGAACGCAATGTGCAATACGCTCGAAGCCGTCCTGCACGACATGTCGGCCGATCCCGCCTTCGAACGCGCGCCCAAGGCTTCTTCTTCGTCGCGGCTCTACATACTGGATTGA
- a CDS encoding lytic polysaccharide monooxygenase: MLRHKKKVLAMLVPLAVPCLAWSHGTMETPISRVYACYKEGPESPTSAACKAAVAVAGPAFLYDWAGVNQLPNGDHKSFVPDGHLCSANKSNYYGLDLGRNDWPTTTISPDLSGNYEFVWNATAPHVTRYFQIFMSADGYDFNQPLKWSDLDSKPFCEITSVTLDNGRYKLKCKLPAGKTGKRILYAIWQRNDSAEAFYACMDVVINSTKTSWREVRPIPTTAVDQPVGTKITLRVFDNDGHDLESLSYTVTQQTTAAADWVYAMATKINTDSGRVHLGLVDNSGNIVPQKVMSANRIYVDSAQDYNFAMDYTGAPAPTPAPSPTPTPTPAPTPTPTPAPTPTPTPAPSPKPPSPAPAPTPTPTPTPSPTPTPAPSPSAGGSTCSVAWQAGTLYKAKETVSDSGHNYSARWENSDQPSRNAGNGKSWQDMGTCSGQTALTCAPAWSSSKTYSTAGTSVSVSGMNYRNKWWSSGVDPATNSDGAWEKVGACK; the protein is encoded by the coding sequence ATGTTGCGTCACAAGAAGAAGGTTTTGGCAATGCTGGTACCGCTGGCCGTTCCATGCCTTGCGTGGAGTCACGGCACGATGGAAACGCCGATCAGCCGGGTCTACGCCTGCTACAAGGAAGGGCCGGAAAGTCCGACGTCCGCGGCGTGCAAGGCTGCGGTGGCCGTCGCCGGGCCAGCGTTTCTTTATGACTGGGCGGGCGTCAACCAGCTTCCCAATGGCGATCACAAATCGTTCGTACCCGACGGGCATCTGTGCAGCGCCAACAAGTCGAATTATTACGGTCTGGATCTGGGTCGCAACGACTGGCCCACGACGACGATCTCGCCCGACCTGAGCGGCAACTACGAGTTCGTCTGGAACGCGACGGCGCCGCACGTGACGCGCTACTTCCAGATATTCATGTCGGCGGATGGTTACGACTTCAATCAACCGTTGAAATGGTCCGATCTCGACAGCAAGCCGTTCTGCGAGATAACCAGCGTCACGCTCGACAACGGCCGCTACAAGTTGAAATGCAAATTGCCCGCAGGCAAGACAGGCAAGCGCATCCTTTATGCGATCTGGCAACGCAACGATAGCGCGGAAGCGTTCTATGCGTGTATGGACGTGGTCATCAACTCGACTAAAACGAGCTGGCGCGAAGTTCGTCCAATTCCGACCACCGCGGTGGATCAGCCGGTCGGCACGAAAATCACCTTGCGGGTATTCGATAACGACGGTCACGATCTCGAATCGCTCAGTTACACGGTGACGCAGCAAACGACCGCTGCGGCCGACTGGGTGTACGCGATGGCCACGAAGATCAACACGGACTCCGGGCGCGTGCATCTCGGTCTCGTGGATAACAGCGGGAACATCGTGCCGCAGAAGGTCATGTCGGCGAACCGCATCTACGTCGATAGCGCGCAAGACTACAACTTCGCGATGGACTACACCGGAGCGCCCGCGCCAACGCCTGCTCCGTCGCCGACGCCCACGCCCACGCCCGCTCCGACGCCGACTCCCACGCCGGCCCCGACGCCGACGCCAACCCCTGCGCCTTCACCGAAGCCGCCATCGCCGGCCCCGGCGCCAACGCCCACGCCAACACCGACGCCGAGCCCGACGCCAACCCCTGCCCCGTCGCCAAGCGCGGGCGGATCGACCTGCTCGGTTGCCTGGCAAGCCGGCACGCTCTATAAGGCGAAGGAAACGGTATCGGATAGCGGGCACAACTACAGCGCGCGCTGGGAGAACTCCGATCAGCCATCGCGCAACGCGGGTAACGGCAAGTCGTGGCAGGACATGGGGACGTGCTCCGGACAGACCGCGTTGACATGCGCGCCGGCCTGGAGTTCGAGCAAGACTTACTCGACAGCCGGAACGAGTGTCAGCGTGAGCGGCATGAACTATCGCAACAAGTGGTGGAGTTCGGGCGTCGACCCGGCAACCAACTCCGACGGTGCATGGGAAAAAGTAGGAGCGTGCAAGTAG
- a CDS encoding 2OG-Fe(II) oxygenase encodes MSTNPRFDATWKNWLDENIRRGCTHQSLIDAMVASAFHPNAARSIIARHIAGDTSDDGDDPPGVYRYGKPMLPDGRVLSASDCEALKVFTCETPVVALLADVLTDDECARLIDIGRARVQQSSVVDPDSGNEITIEERKSEGAFVNASTDALVTRVDRRLAELVRQPIENGEDLHILRYGIGGEYRPHFDYFPEEQAGSRHHMLRGGQRIATVILYLNEVERGGDTTFPDVGLRIHPRRGSALYFEYVNDLGQTDARTLHAGTPVEKGEKWIATKWIRQGRFRAEA; translated from the coding sequence ATGAGCACGAACCCGCGCTTCGACGCTACATGGAAGAACTGGCTCGACGAGAATATCCGCCGTGGCTGCACGCATCAATCGCTCATCGACGCGATGGTCGCCAGCGCGTTCCATCCGAACGCCGCGCGCTCCATCATCGCGCGTCACATTGCAGGCGATACATCGGATGACGGCGATGATCCGCCCGGCGTGTATCGATACGGCAAGCCCATGCTTCCCGACGGTCGCGTGCTGAGCGCGAGCGATTGCGAAGCGCTAAAGGTATTCACATGCGAGACGCCGGTAGTCGCGTTGTTGGCCGACGTCTTGACCGATGACGAATGCGCGAGGCTGATCGATATCGGCCGCGCGCGCGTGCAGCAGTCATCGGTCGTCGATCCCGACTCGGGCAACGAGATCACTATCGAGGAACGCAAGAGCGAAGGCGCGTTCGTCAACGCATCGACCGATGCACTCGTCACCAGGGTCGATCGCAGGCTCGCCGAACTCGTGCGGCAACCGATCGAGAACGGCGAGGACCTGCATATTCTGCGCTACGGCATAGGTGGCGAATATCGTCCGCATTTCGACTACTTTCCCGAAGAGCAAGCCGGCAGCCGGCACCACATGCTGCGCGGCGGACAGCGTATTGCAACCGTCATCCTCTATCTCAACGAAGTCGAACGAGGCGGCGATACCACCTTTCCGGACGTCGGCTTGCGCATTCATCCGCGTCGCGGCAGCGCGTTGTACTTCGAGTATGTCAATGACCTCGGTCAAACCGACGCGCGCACGCTACATGCCGGAACGCCTGTCGAAAAAGGCGAGAAGTGGATTGCCACCAAGTGGATTCGTCAGGGCAGGTTTCGCGCCGAAGCCTGA
- a CDS encoding spore coat U domain-containing protein: MRNLIKNVAIIAIVASTVAVATPSAFAGSKTATFDVTLNIQDDCSISANPLNFGDTGALTDNVDQSSNLAVTCTTGTPYNVALDAGTATGSQVATRKLANAGGTATVDFNLYRDAARTQLWGQTTGTDTTAGVGNGKSQSLVVYGRVPSQTTPAAGTYSSTVTATVVF, encoded by the coding sequence ATGCGTAACCTGATCAAGAATGTCGCCATCATCGCTATCGTTGCAAGCACCGTTGCCGTCGCTACGCCCAGCGCCTTCGCCGGCAGCAAGACCGCAACGTTCGACGTGACGCTCAACATTCAAGACGATTGCTCGATTTCGGCGAACCCCTTGAACTTCGGCGACACCGGCGCGCTTACCGACAACGTCGATCAGTCCAGCAACCTCGCCGTGACCTGCACCACGGGCACGCCGTACAACGTCGCGCTCGATGCCGGCACGGCAACCGGTTCGCAAGTCGCGACACGCAAGCTCGCCAATGCCGGCGGCACCGCGACGGTCGACTTCAACTTGTATCGCGATGCAGCCCGCACGCAGCTCTGGGGCCAGACGACCGGCACCGACACGACAGCGGGCGTAGGTAATGGCAAAAGTCAGAGTCTCGTCGTGTACGGCCGCGTACCATCGCAAACCACACCGGCCGCAGGCACTTATAGCTCGACTGTCACCGCTACGGTCGTGTTCTGA
- a CDS encoding fimbria/pilus outer membrane usher protein — translation MDGSTRPRLVTRGVPLLISLGVFSQAAVAQVDITGGSPSQVPNIAGSPRTASLDMQSQETQSLVLEIVVNGTNLGEPSNFELRHGQLYAERATLENAAIRVDDLHADADGWIAVSSIPGVRATYSSARQQALLDVDRSRQIAQRLGNRLPVTPKATPGTGFALNYDVTYTRQLGEMAAGQFGVWNEQRLFSPAGVFDNTGTYLNGAGTNGYTRLDTNWVYSNPAKLMTMTFGDAISGSLAWTRSVRFGGFQIQRDFSLRPDLVTFPLPMFSGSAAVPSAVDLYINGLRQYNGNVAPGPFQIAQAPSLTGAGTAQVVVTDALGRRVTTSVPLYIDTHLLSKGLSSYSAEFGFLRDDYTLRSWSYEASPVFSGTAAYGITDWLTLQAHAEGGQGLSNAGTGAIVRAGQFGVFNAAAAGSKLNGATGALFSLGYQYISPAASLTLQTTHATNNYRDIAALDGTSVFQHVYQATVSVALMRSQSATVSYIDSEDTFSGHARVVTLAYNAQIGSRWSLFASTYRDFLQRGVWGGSIGITIALGGNTSVSTTVAQSGGHTTADVTASRPADYGGGWGWSVQGGAGADYRHAFAGTTYRSKFGDFEATAQRFNGTTALSTDMAGGIAIMDGAILPTRTVTDAFALVSTDGVPNVPVTQENRFVGVTNSKGYLLVPNLTSYQRNQLAIDPLALPPDASIDRTKLDIAPQRRSGALAHFGMSRYQGASVSFVDTTGAPLPAGAVATLTSTGEAAIVGYDGVAFFRRLDSDNHVTIHEAKGDCSAGFRLDPPKAGDLPQLGPITCQPDKGKSQKEK, via the coding sequence ATGGATGGATCGACTCGCCCAAGGCTCGTGACGCGCGGTGTTCCTCTCCTGATTTCACTGGGCGTGTTTTCCCAAGCGGCTGTTGCTCAAGTCGATATCACCGGCGGCTCGCCCAGCCAGGTTCCGAATATCGCGGGCTCACCGCGCACCGCCTCGCTCGACATGCAATCGCAAGAAACGCAGTCGCTCGTGCTCGAGATCGTCGTCAACGGCACGAACCTGGGCGAGCCGTCCAACTTCGAGTTGCGTCACGGCCAACTCTATGCCGAGCGCGCCACGCTCGAGAATGCGGCCATCCGGGTCGACGACTTACATGCCGATGCAGACGGATGGATCGCCGTTTCATCGATTCCAGGCGTGCGCGCCACTTATTCGTCCGCGCGTCAGCAGGCGCTTCTTGACGTCGACCGGTCGCGTCAGATCGCGCAGCGCCTCGGCAACCGGCTTCCGGTTACACCGAAGGCAACGCCCGGCACCGGCTTCGCGCTCAACTACGACGTGACGTACACGCGCCAACTGGGCGAAATGGCGGCCGGTCAGTTCGGCGTCTGGAACGAACAGCGGCTCTTCAGTCCGGCGGGCGTATTCGACAACACCGGCACTTACCTCAACGGCGCCGGAACCAACGGCTACACGCGGCTGGACACGAACTGGGTCTATTCGAATCCGGCCAAACTCATGACGATGACGTTCGGCGACGCCATCTCCGGCTCACTCGCGTGGACGCGCTCGGTGCGATTCGGCGGCTTCCAGATACAGCGCGATTTCAGCCTGCGCCCGGATCTCGTGACGTTTCCCCTGCCGATGTTCAGCGGATCGGCCGCGGTGCCCTCTGCCGTCGACTTGTATATCAACGGTCTGCGCCAGTACAACGGCAACGTCGCGCCGGGTCCGTTCCAGATCGCGCAGGCGCCCAGTCTGACAGGCGCGGGCACGGCGCAAGTGGTCGTGACCGATGCGCTCGGCCGTCGCGTCACGACGAGCGTGCCGCTTTATATCGACACGCATCTGCTGTCAAAAGGCCTGTCGAGCTATTCGGCGGAATTCGGCTTTCTGCGCGACGATTACACGCTGCGCTCCTGGTCGTACGAGGCATCGCCCGTCTTCAGCGGAACCGCCGCGTATGGCATCACCGACTGGCTCACACTGCAAGCCCACGCGGAAGGCGGGCAAGGTTTGAGCAACGCCGGCACGGGCGCGATCGTGCGCGCAGGCCAATTCGGCGTCTTCAATGCGGCGGCCGCGGGCAGCAAGCTGAATGGCGCGACCGGCGCGCTTTTCAGTCTTGGCTACCAGTACATCAGTCCTGCGGCTTCGCTGACGCTGCAGACCACGCACGCGACCAACAACTATCGCGATATCGCGGCCCTCGACGGCACCTCTGTGTTTCAGCATGTTTACCAGGCGACCGTATCGGTCGCGTTAATGCGGTCGCAATCGGCAACAGTAAGCTACATCGATTCCGAAGACACGTTCTCGGGACACGCGCGCGTCGTCACGCTTGCGTACAACGCGCAGATCGGCAGCCGCTGGTCGCTTTTCGCGAGCACGTATCGCGACTTTCTGCAGCGCGGAGTATGGGGCGGTTCGATTGGCATAACCATCGCGCTCGGCGGCAATACGTCGGTCAGCACGACGGTGGCGCAGTCGGGTGGACACACGACCGCCGATGTCACCGCATCGCGTCCCGCCGACTACGGTGGCGGTTGGGGTTGGTCGGTTCAAGGCGGCGCCGGTGCCGATTATCGTCATGCCTTCGCCGGAACGACTTATCGCTCGAAGTTCGGCGATTTCGAGGCGACCGCGCAGCGCTTCAACGGCACGACGGCGCTCAGCACGGACATGGCGGGCGGCATCGCGATCATGGACGGCGCCATCTTGCCGACGCGCACGGTCACCGACGCGTTCGCGCTCGTTTCGACCGATGGCGTCCCCAATGTTCCTGTCACGCAGGAGAACCGCTTTGTCGGCGTGACGAACTCGAAGGGCTATCTGCTCGTGCCGAATCTGACTTCCTATCAGCGCAATCAACTCGCGATCGACCCGCTCGCGCTGCCGCCAGACGCATCCATCGACAGAACGAAACTGGACATCGCGCCGCAGCGGCGCTCGGGTGCGCTCGCGCACTTCGGCATGTCGCGCTATCAGGGCGCGTCGGTGAGTTTCGTCGATACCACGGGCGCGCCCTTGCCCGCCGGCGCCGTGGCGACGCTCACGAGCACGGGCGAAGCGGCGATCGTCGGCTACGACGGCGTTGCATTTTTCCGCCGTCTCGATTCAGACAACCACGTGACGATTCACGAGGCGAAAGGCGACTGTTCAGCCGGTTTCAGGCTCGACCCGCCGAAGGCCGGAGACCTGCCACAGCTCG
- a CDS encoding lytic transglycosylase domain-containing protein produces MLRCEAADNSVRYASENLDNAKCSRVNLIWQAAYPPVASSVAPARAAASGDPGALASSVALPRRASLARREAVTPVYTYVEDGVRHYLTKMPVGVAQNVEVIKLHFMETCSLCAPEENIGIPALKLDLRSYQREIDAAASAFGVDSALVRAVIHAESAYRTNAISRAGAQGLMQLMPATALRFNVNDPFDAAQNIRGGVSYLAWLKTRFNGNVDLMLAAYNSGESSVDKYNGVPPYSETKIYVSRVKELTERYKSGK; encoded by the coding sequence ATGTTGAGATGCGAGGCGGCGGATAATTCCGTCCGCTATGCGAGCGAGAATCTCGACAACGCGAAATGCAGTCGCGTGAATCTGATCTGGCAAGCCGCCTATCCGCCGGTGGCGTCGAGCGTTGCGCCAGCCCGTGCCGCCGCATCGGGCGATCCGGGCGCGCTGGCATCGAGCGTGGCGTTACCGCGTCGTGCAAGTCTTGCGAGGCGCGAAGCCGTCACGCCTGTCTATACCTACGTGGAAGACGGCGTCAGGCATTACCTCACGAAGATGCCGGTGGGCGTGGCGCAAAACGTCGAAGTCATCAAATTGCATTTCATGGAGACGTGCAGCTTGTGCGCGCCCGAAGAAAACATCGGTATCCCCGCCTTGAAGCTCGACTTGCGTTCATATCAACGTGAAATCGATGCGGCTGCTTCGGCCTTCGGCGTCGATAGCGCATTGGTTCGTGCCGTGATTCATGCGGAATCGGCGTATCGCACGAACGCGATATCACGTGCGGGCGCACAAGGGCTCATGCAACTCATGCCCGCGACGGCGCTGCGCTTCAACGTCAACGATCCCTTCGATGCCGCGCAGAATATTCGCGGTGGCGTGAGTTATCTGGCGTGGCTGAAAACGCGCTTCAACGGCAACGTCGATCTCATGCTGGCGGCTTATAACAGCGGCGAATCGAGCGTCGACAAATACAACGGCGTGCCGCCCTACAGCGAGACGAAGATCTACGTCTCGCGCGTCAAGGAGTTGACCGAGCGTTACAAGAGCGGCAAATGA
- a CDS encoding glycoside hydrolase family 19 protein, protein MTYNGRNYRNKWWTQGDNPAQSGAYGAWEDLGACSGGSPSPTPMPAPTPTPTPTPTPTPTPAPTPTPTPTPAPAPVPAPTPTPVPTPTPAPAPVPTPTPTPTPTPTPTPTPTPTPTPAPTPIASYKPKITYIPEPTGYPTVAQFNATEKTLVDQTNGQIGLIRDALRVLPDTDVDAVTPGRAANPSNVKRVESIVSEAKFDQLFPVRNIKYSYVSFLRGIAKFPAYCGDYTDGRDAAAICRKLLATSFAHFVQETGANWPSLTPAQVRSGYADHNNAVLAKMPQDTAIPFWQQALWFLRESGYEEGSAVGAYQQCAPGSHATNWIFFPCAKNAAGKYLDYFGRGAKQLSWNYNFGPFSQALYGDPNVLLDDPGRVADTWLNFASAVWFAVTPQTPKPPMTWAIDGTWKPNSVDVGNNMKPGFGATIYIINGGIECGQGGAERSQVTNRINAYKEFARELGVTIPADEPLGCANMRGFTEGSAAAIKAYLDKDYAWANGKPVTGCKLVDYQMPFSLLTPGDYKACTDYFFRGKVQYNGQIVIDNTQ, encoded by the coding sequence ATAACTTATAACGGCCGCAACTATCGAAATAAGTGGTGGACCCAGGGAGACAACCCGGCGCAATCGGGCGCGTATGGTGCGTGGGAAGATCTCGGTGCGTGTTCTGGCGGCTCACCTTCGCCTACGCCTATGCCCGCGCCAACGCCAACGCCAACGCCAACGCCAACGCCAACGCCTACGCCCGCGCCCACACCAACTCCGACGCCAACGCCGGCGCCCGCGCCTGTACCAGCGCCGACGCCAACACCCGTACCGACACCAACGCCGGCTCCCGCGCCCGTACCAACGCCAACGCCAACGCCAACGCCAACGCCAACGCCAACGCCAACGCCAACGCCGACGCCAACACCAGCGCCGACTCCAATCGCATCCTACAAGCCGAAGATCACCTACATCCCCGAACCCACCGGCTATCCGACCGTCGCCCAGTTCAACGCGACCGAGAAGACACTCGTCGATCAGACCAACGGCCAGATCGGCTTGATCCGCGACGCGCTGCGCGTGCTGCCCGATACCGACGTCGATGCCGTCACGCCCGGACGCGCGGCGAATCCATCGAATGTAAAGCGAGTCGAGTCGATCGTAAGCGAAGCGAAGTTCGACCAACTCTTCCCGGTGCGCAACATCAAATACTCCTACGTCAGCTTCTTGCGCGGGATCGCCAAGTTTCCGGCGTACTGCGGCGATTACACGGACGGACGCGACGCCGCCGCCATCTGCCGCAAGCTGCTCGCCACGTCCTTCGCGCACTTCGTTCAGGAGACGGGCGCCAACTGGCCGTCGCTCACGCCGGCGCAAGTGCGCTCGGGCTATGCGGACCACAACAACGCCGTGCTCGCAAAAATGCCGCAAGACACGGCCATCCCGTTCTGGCAGCAGGCTTTATGGTTCCTTCGCGAGTCGGGCTACGAGGAAGGCTCGGCCGTTGGTGCGTATCAACAATGCGCGCCGGGCTCGCATGCGACCAACTGGATCTTCTTTCCGTGCGCGAAGAACGCGGCAGGCAAATACCTCGACTACTTTGGGCGCGGCGCCAAGCAATTGTCCTGGAACTACAACTTCGGCCCGTTCTCGCAGGCGCTATACGGCGACCCCAACGTGCTGCTCGACGACCCCGGCCGAGTCGCGGATACGTGGCTGAACTTCGCCTCGGCGGTATGGTTCGCCGTGACCCCGCAGACGCCCAAGCCGCCGATGACCTGGGCGATCGACGGCACCTGGAAGCCTAATAGCGTCGACGTCGGCAACAACATGAAGCCTGGCTTCGGCGCGACGATCTACATCATCAACGGCGGCATAGAGTGCGGTCAGGGCGGCGCGGAACGCTCGCAAGTCACCAATCGCATCAACGCGTACAAGGAGTTCGCGCGCGAACTCGGCGTCACCATTCCCGCCGACGAACCGCTAGGCTGCGCGAACATGCGCGGCTTCACGGAAGGCTCGGCCGCGGCAATCAAGGCGTATCTGGACAAGGACTATGCGTGGGCCAACGGCAAGCCTGTCACCGGATGCAAGCTCGTCGATTATCAGATGCCGTTCTCGCTTCTCACGCCCGGCGACTACAAGGCCTGCACCGACTACTTCTTTCGCGGCAAGGTTCAATACAACGGGCAGATCGTGATAGACAACACGCAATAG
- a CDS encoding spore coat U domain-containing protein encodes MRNLIKNVAIIAIVASTVAVATPSAFAGSKTATFDVTLNVQDDCSISANPLNFGDTGALTDNVDQSSNLAVTCTSGTPYNVALDAGTAAGSLIAKRKLANATGDASVNFNLYRDAARTKLWGQQTGIDTASGIGNGDSQSLVVYGRVPSQTTPAAGTYSSTVTATVVF; translated from the coding sequence ATGCGTAACCTGATCAAGAATGTCGCCATCATTGCTATCGTTGCAAGCACCGTTGCCGTCGCCACGCCCAGCGCCTTCGCCGGCAGCAAGACCGCGACGTTCGACGTGACGCTCAACGTTCAAGACGATTGCTCGATCTCGGCGAATCCCTTGAATTTCGGCGACACCGGCGCGCTTACCGACAACGTCGATCAGTCCAGCAACCTCGCAGTGACTTGCACGTCCGGAACGCCCTACAACGTCGCGCTCGATGCCGGCACGGCAGCCGGTTCGCTCATCGCAAAGCGCAAGCTCGCCAACGCCACCGGCGACGCCTCGGTCAATTTCAACCTGTATCGCGATGCAGCCCGCACCAAGCTCTGGGGCCAGCAGACCGGCATCGACACGGCTTCGGGTATAGGTAATGGCGACAGTCAGAGCCTCGTCGTGTACGGCCGCGTACCGTCGCAAACCACCCCGGCCGCAGGCACCTATAGCTCGACTGTTACCGCCACGGTCGTGTTCTGA
- the gstA gene encoding glutathione transferase GstA — MKLFYKAGACSLASHIALVESGLPFDIEAVDLKAKVTASGADFTKINAKGYVPALVLDNGDVLTEGPAIMQYIADQAPAKHLAPLNDAMARYRLQGWLTFIGTELHKNFSPFFNPAASSDWKAAAMSNLERRLAYTAQQLEDKTYLLGDEFSIGDAYLFTVLGWAKFIDLDLGKWPVLVAYRSRVGERAGVQAALKAEGLI; from the coding sequence TTGAAACTGTTCTACAAAGCCGGGGCCTGCTCGTTGGCCTCGCATATCGCGCTCGTTGAATCCGGCCTTCCGTTTGATATCGAAGCGGTCGATCTGAAGGCGAAAGTCACCGCCAGCGGCGCGGATTTCACGAAGATCAATGCAAAGGGTTATGTTCCCGCACTCGTCCTCGACAATGGCGATGTGCTGACCGAAGGTCCCGCGATCATGCAATACATCGCCGACCAGGCGCCCGCAAAGCATCTCGCGCCGCTGAACGACGCCATGGCGCGTTATCGTCTGCAAGGCTGGCTGACGTTCATCGGCACCGAGTTGCACAAGAACTTCTCTCCGTTCTTCAATCCGGCCGCAAGCAGCGACTGGAAAGCGGCGGCAATGAGCAATCTCGAACGCCGCCTCGCCTACACCGCGCAACAACTCGAAGACAAGACGTACTTGCTTGGCGACGAATTCAGCATTGGCGACGCCTATCTGTTCACGGTGCTCGGTTGGGCCAAGTTCATCGATCTGGATCTCGGCAAATGGCCGGTGCTCGTGGCGTATCGGTCGCGCGTGGGCGAGCGCGCCGGCGTGCAGGCGGCGCTGAAGGCCGAAGGGTTGATCTGA